The window TTCCGGCGTGTAATCATCCACGCCGTCGTCCCGGTCGAACGTTGAAAAGTGCTGGACGTCCATGGTCCTCGTTCACGTAGCTAGCAAGGTGTAGACTCGTCTAGCGCCGAAGGTTTAGGATTTCCTTACAGCCTTAAGGTATTCGTATATAAGTGCCTTCCGAGGGCGGTGAGCCCCCCTCACGGTTGGCACACTTGCGAAAAAGGTTAAGTCATTTGTTAACCATTAAGTGCCAATCCCTAAGAGCACTTACAGGGGGCACCGCATGAGAGTTGACGCTTCAAACCTTCTGAATCGGCTCGGCCGTCAGGACTTCTCGTACAAGGAGTTCGAGGACCGATTCACCGAGCTGGAGCTGTGGCCGATGCTCGAGGCGCTGCTCAAGGACCCGCGCCTGCTCGAACTCGACGGCGCGGCGGCCAGCGGCGCAGCTGCCCCTGCCCCGGAAAAGCTGCCGAGCGCGCAGGCCCCGGCAGCCGAGTTCGCCCCCACGCCCCCACGCCCGGCCGCGCCACCGGCTCCCGAGCCTGTGGCCACCGATTCGATCGGCGCCCTGTTCCGCCGCTACGAAGGCCCCAACGCGGCCGCGGCCCCTGCCCCGCCTGCCCCTGCGGGATCGGGCCAGGACGTGCGCGCGATGCTGCGCCACCTGTCCGAGCTGGGTTCGCGAGGAGAGATCTGATGGCCCTCATCGTCTGCCATTCGCCTAAGGGCGGCACCGGCAACACCTTCCTCGCCGCGCACATGGCGCTCGGGCTGGCCGAGGCCGGAGCGGACGTGACCGTGCTCTCCATGGCCGCGCACGACACGCTCCCCTTCCACTTCGCGCTGCCCCCCTCGACCACGCTGTCCGCGCTCCATGCCCCGAGCGAGGATGCGGTGGTGGTCTCGGGGATCGACCTGCGCCATGCGCAGAACGCGCCCAATGACCCCGACTTCATCCCGATGCTCAAGGACCTGGGCTACTTCCAGACCGGCCGCGAGCGCACGCTGATCCTCGATGTGCCCTCGTGCGAGCGCAACCTCGCACGGCGCCTCGTCAATCACGCCTGCGCCCACCTGTGCGCGCTCGACACCGCGCCCGAGACCCTCGCGCTGCTGCCGCAGATGTTCGACGAGGCGGGCAAGGGTGGCCTGTCGCGCACGTCGTTCGTGATCAACCGGCTCGATGACACCCGCCGCCTCGCGCGCCACAACGCCGCCTTCGTGCGCGAACTGATGGGGCCGCGCCTGATCGGGCGCATCCGGCTGGACGAATCGGTTCCCGAATCGATCGCGATGCTCCAGACCCTGGCGCGCTATGCCCCCTCCAGCGCCGCGCTCGCCGACGTGCGCCGCCTGGTCGACATCGTCCTGCCCGCGCTCGATACCGACATCAGCATCTGGTCCGGCGCAAAGAGCTCGAGCTACGCCGCATGATCAAGGCGCTGACGTCGACGCGCGCGCTGCGCTACCTTGCCCTCATCCCCATCGTCTTCATCGCGGCGGTGGTGATCGCGGTGCCGCTGGACGGGACCGCACAGTGGGTCTGCGCCGGCGTCACGATTGCCGGCGCGGTGGCGCTGCGCCGCTGGAAGAGCCCGCGCGGCGGCCTTGCGCTGGGTCTCCTCGCGATCCTCGTGTCGACCCGCTACATCGTGTGGCGCACGACGCAGACGCTCTCCTTCGGCACGCTCCCCGAATTCGCCTTCGGCGGCGTCCTTTACCTGGCCGAGCTCTACGCCTGGGTCATCCTCATGCTGGGCTTCCTGCAGACCAGCTTCCCGCTCGAACGCCCGGTGATCGAGCCCGAGGGCGATCCCGAGGACTGGCCGACCGTCGACATCTATATCCCGACCTACAACGAGAGCCTCGAGATCGTGCGCAACACCGTGTTTGCCGCGATGGATCTCGACTACCCGGTCGAGCGCTACCGCGTGTTCATCCTCGACGATGGCAAGCGCGCGGAATTCCGCGCCTTCGCCAAGGAAGCGGGCTGCGGCTACATCACGCGCGACAACAACCTGCACGCCAAGGCGGGCAACCTCAATGCGGCGATGAAGAAGACCGACGGCGAACTGATCGCGATCTTCGACTGCGACCACGTGCCCACCCGCGCCTTCCTCCAGCTGACCATCGGCTGGTTCCAGAAGGACAAGCGCCTCGCCCTGATCCAGACCCCGCACCACATGTACTCGCTCGACCCGGTGCAGCGTAACCTCGCTTCCACGATGGGCGACATGCCCGGCGAGGGCGACCTGTTCTACGGCCCGGTCCAGGGCGGCAACGACCTGTGGAACGCGACCTTCTTCTGCGGCTCCTGCGCGATCATCCGCCGCGAAGCGCTGGAAGAGACCAACGGATTTGCCGGCGAGACGGTGACCGAGGACGCGCACACCGCGCTCAAGCTGCAGCGCACCGGCTGGAACACCGCCTATATCAGCGCGCGCCTGTCCGCAGGGCTCGCCACCGAGCGCCTCGTCCTCCACGTCGGCCAGCGCATCCGCTGGGCGCGCGGCATGACCCAGATCCTGCGCATCGACTGCCCGCTCTTCGGCAAGGGCCTCACCTGGCAGCAGCGCCTGTGCTACCTCAACGCCATGCTGCACTTCCAGTACCCGATCCCCCGGATCGTGTTCCTGACCAGCCCGCTCGCCTATCTCATGTTCGGCCAGAACATCATCCAGGCCTCGGCCTCGCTGATCTTCGCCTACGCCATGCCCCACCTCTACTGCTCCTCGGTCGCCAACGAGCGCACGCAAGGCTCGGACCGCCGTCCGTTCTGGGGCGAGGTCTACGAGACCATCCTGGCCTTCCACCTCGTCAAGCCGACGGTGATGACCTGGTTCCAGCCGCGTAAGGGCAAGTTCAACGTGACCGACAAGGGCTCGCTGCTCGACAAGACCTACTTCGACTGGGCCATCGTCAAGCCGCACCTGATCTGCGTCGGGATCATCGTTGCGGGCATGCTCATGGCCATCAGCAAATGGGCCTTCTTCCCCTACATGTTCAACATCCAGACCGATACGCTGGTGCTGAACCTGGCCTGGGCGATGTTCAGCCTGATCATCCTCATCGCCGCCATCGCGGTCGCGCGCGAGACGCGCCAGGCGCGCCAGGACATCCGCATCCCGGTCAAGCTCCCGGTCAGCGCCTACCTCCAAAGCGGGCACGTGGTACCCGCCACCACCCTCGACATCTCGATGGGCGGCGCGGCGCTGGCCTTGCCCGAGGAATTGCCGGTGAAGGACCGTTCGGTGCGCCACATCACCATGTCGATGGGCAACGAAGTGCTGTGCATCCCCGTCGAGACGATGCGCACCCAGGGCGCAAACACCTATGTGCGCTTTGAAAAACTCGATATCATGGCCGGTCGCCACCTCGTGCGCGCCGTCATGGGCCGGGCCGACGCCTGGCAGCCTGTTGCTCCCCGCGAATCCGTTACCGGACTTCGCTCACTTGCGGATATCATCTTGGTCGACCTGGTTACCCTGAAGCGCATGCTGCGCCTCAACTTCGCCGAACGCCGCGCGATGCGCCAGGCCGAGGCGGACAACGACAACTCTGCGTCGAGCGCCGCCGACGCGGAAAAGGACAGCGCGAACAAGGCCGAGGCAAAGAGCAAGGAAAAGGGCAAGGCCAAGGAAAAGGGCAAGGCAGCCCGGATCGCCAAGGCCGCCGCCATCACCGGGGCCCTGCTCCTGGGCACGGCGGGCATCTTCTTCGGCGCCAGCCAGAGCCATGCCGCCACGGCCAGCGCGAGCGAGGCCACCCCGGCCGCGCTTGAAGGCGATGGTCTCACCGACCGCCTCACCTTCGAGGACCTGCGCGTCACCACCCCGATCCGCCTGCTGGGCACCCAGGGCGAGATGGGCATCCCCTTCGGCATGCGCCAGGACCGCGTCGTCACCAAGGCCACGCTCGTCCTGCAGATGGCCTGGTCACCCTCGATGCTCGACGACCTGAGCCAGCTGGTGGTGATGCTGAACGGCGAGGTGGTGGACACGCTGCGCCTCACCCGCGCCAACGCCCAGGGCCGGATCGTGCGCGTCGCGGTCAACCCGGCGCTGTTCCTGCCCGGCGACAACCAGCTCAACCTGCGCCTCATCGGCCACTACGCGCGCGACTGCGAGGACCCGTTCCACTCCGCGCTCTGGGCCAATATCTCGAACACCCGCTCGTGGCTTGATGTCGAATACGCGCGCCTGCCCTACAAGCCCGACCTTGCCCGCCTGCCGCTGCCCTTCTTCGACAAGGGCCAGAACATGCCGCTCGACATGCCCTTCGTCTTTGCCGGCGCGCCCGGCCGCGGCGAACTGGAGGCGGCCGCCGCCTCGGCGTCCTGGCTCGGCTCGCTAGCGAGCTACCGCGGCTTCACCTTCAAGCCGGTCATCGGCGCGCTGCCCAGGGGCAATGCGATCGTCTTCCTCAAGAGCGGCCAGTCGCTCCCCGGCCTCGAGATCGCGCCCGCCCAGGGGCCGAGCGCGGCGGTCGTGCGCAACCCGGCCGATGCGGGCGGAACCCTGCTCGTCCTGATGGGCCGCAACAACGGCGAATTGCGCCTTGCCGCCTCCGCCGTGGCCATCGGCAAAGGCGTCTTTGGCGGCGCGCGCATGAGCTTCGAGGGCGTGCGCATCCCGGTCTGGGACCGCTACAGCGCGCTGCGCTGGGTCTCGACCGAGAAGCCGGTCAAGCTGGGTGAGATCATGGAGCCCTACGCGCTCCAGGGCATGGGCATTCGCCCCGGCCCCATCTCGGCCCGCTTCCGCATGGCACCCGACCTGTTCTTCTGGCCGCGCCAGGGGGGCCGCCTGAACCTGGGCTACCGCTACCCGGTCGCCAAGTGGATGGACCGCCGCGCCTCGCGCCTCGACGTCTCGCTCAATGGCCAGTATCTGAAGACGCTGGGTCTGGGCGGTGACTGGTGGGATGGCCTCCTGGGCCACGCCAGCGCCAAGAGCCACGATTCCGAGGCCACCCTGACCCTGCCGCGCTACACCATGTTCGGGCAGAACCAGGTCACCTTCGACTACAACATGATCATCGCCGACAAGAAGAAGTGCACCGGCACCCTGCCCGAGAACGTGCACGTCTCGGTCGATCCCAACAGCACGATCGACCTCACCTCGGCCTACCACGCGATCCAGATGCCCGACCTTGCGACCTTTGCCAGCGCGGGCTTCCCCTTCACCGTCAGCCCCGACCTGTCGCAGACGACCGTGATCATGGGCGAGAAGCCGAGCACGGCCGCGATCCGGGCCTTCCTCGAGCTGATGGGCCGCTTCGGGGATTCCACCGGCGTTCCCGCCACCTCCGTCACGGTGGCCACCGACGTCGATGCCGATGCCCTCTCCGCGCAGGACGTGCTGGTCGTGGGCGGCACCGCGCTTGCGGGCCACGAGGAGCTCTTCGAAGGCTCGCCGCTGCGCTTTGCAGGCGGCCGCCTCTCGGTCTCCGAGCGCTCGATGCTGCAGAACGTCGCCGCGCTCTTCGGTGGCACCGAACGCGACGATCCGATGGCCGCTGAACCCGTGATCTACAACGCGCGCGGCTTTTCCGGGATCGTCAGCTTCCGTTCGCCCTTTGCCTCGGACCGCACTGTCGTCGCGCTTCTGGCCGACAGCGGCCCGGCCCTGCCCCAGCTCGTCGAGGGCATGGCCGATGCCAAGATCAACGCCATGATCCAGGGCGACCTCTCGGTCACCGAGGGCGATGGCATGGCCAGCTTCGCGCTGGGCGAGCGGTACTGGAGCGGCTCGCTGCCGTTCTGGATGAAGATCGCCTACTGGATCAGCCAGCGCCCGCTGCTGCTCGGCGTCTTTGCCCTCGCGCTGGCCATCGTGCTCGCCAGCCCCGCCTATCTCTACTTCCGCCGACAGGCCCAGCGCCGCCTCGGCGCCGAGGACGACAACGCATGATCGAGCCCCGTGTCCCCTTCCCGACGCGCAGTCGCGCCCTGCGCACGGCGGCTCTGGCCGCGCTGCTGGGCGGCTGCGCCATGGGCTCGGTCCTCCCCGTCGCCGCCCTCGCCCAGGACGACGGGGTTGCTGCGCTGATCGAGCAGGCGAAGTACTGGCGCTCCAAGGGGCGCGAGGACCTTGCCCAGCAGGCCCTGCGCCGCGCGCGCGCCATCGATCCCGACAATCCCGCGATTGCCGCCGCCTCCCGCGCCGCACCCGCGCCTGCCCCGCAGGCCGAGAAGCCTTCGCGCCAGAGCCAGTCCGCCGCCCGCACGAGCGCGCCAGGCCCCGCGCGCAGCGCCGCACCGGCCCGCCGCGCAGCCCCGGCCCGGCCCAGCGCGGCCGACCGCGCAGGCCGTGCCCGTGTGGCCGGTTTCGAGGCTCTCGAAGGCGAACGCCTCGAAACCGCCGCCACCGAGTTCGAGAAGGCCCTTGCCATCAATTCCCGCGATCCCGATGCGCTGGGCGGGCTTGGCATCGTGCGCCTGCGCCAGCAGAGGTTCGCCGAGGCGGCTGACCTGCTCGAACGTGCCTCGCGCGCCGGGAAAGCCAGCCAGTGGGCCGAAGGGCTTGCCTCGGCGCGCTACTTCGCGGGCGTCGCGGACGCGCAGGACCTGCTCGACCGGGGCCAGCTGGGCGCCGCCCAGGCCCGCGCCGAGGAACTGGTCCGGTCAAACTACTCCGAACCGGCCCCCGCGCTGGAGATCCTCGCCCAGGTCTACGAGCAGCAGGGCCGCTACGCCGACGCTGCCGACCTCTACCGCCAGGCCGCCGAGGGCGCCAATGCCGACGAGAACCGCCTGCAGATGCGCGCCGCGCGGGGCCGCGCCCTTGCCGCGGCCGAACGCGGCGATGACACCGGCGCCGTCCAGGAGTTCCAGGCCGGGCTCATGGCCGATCCCGAGGACCCGTGGATCCGCTACGAATTCGCCCAATACATGATCAAGCGCGGGCGCATGCCCGAGGCGGAATCGCTGCTGCGCGCGCTCGTCAGCATCGGCGCGCCCGACGCGCTCTATGCCGCCGCGCTCCTCAACGAGGACCTGGGCCGTCCTGCCGAGGCCGAGCGCCTGCTTTCGATGATCCCCGAGACCCAGCGCACCGCGCCGATGCGCACCTTCGCGATCGGGGTGAAGACCGACGCGGCGATCGCGCGGGCCCGGGCGCTTTCCCAGAACGGCCAGCGCGAGCAGGCGCTGGGCTCGCTGCGCCAGCTGGGCGAGATGCGCGCCATTCCCGTAGGCAAGCAGGCCGCCATCGCCAGCGCCCTGTTCGACCTGGGCGATCAGGCCGGTGCCGCCGAGGTCGCCCAGCGCGCGCTCAACGGCGAAGTGACCGACCTTGGCGAATACGAAGGGCTGATCGGCGTCCTCGTCCAGACCGGCCGCGACGACCTCGCCCAGACCGCCCTCCAGCGCGCCGGGCAGATGGCCGGCTCCTCGCCGCAGGGCCAGCAGGCCTATGGCCGAATGCAGGCGACGCTGATGATCGGGCAGGCCGACCGCGCGCGCCTTGCCGGGAGCTACGCCGAAGCCTTCGACATCCTCCAGAGCGCGTACAGTTCCGCGCCCGACAACGTCGAGATCCTCGCCGGGCTCGCGCGCCTGTACGAGAACGGCAACATGGCGCCGCGCGCCGCGCAGACCTGGCAGCTGTACCTGGCCAAGAAGCCGGGCGACAAGGACGGCCTGATCGGCCTTGCCCAGAGCGCCCAGCGGGCGGGCGACGGCAGGCTCTCCGACGAGGCGGCCGACGCGCTGCTGCGCTCCTACCCGCAGGACTACCAGGTCTACATGGCGCTCGCCGATGTCGAGCGCGTCGCGGGCAACGAGAGGAAGGCGGTGCGCTACCTCAAGCAGGCGCGCGAACTCTACGCCCGCCAGCACAACGCGACCAGCGTTGTGGCGCTGGGCGGCAATCCCTTTGCCGGGATGCAGGGCCAGGCCGGAGCCAACCCGTTCCGCAACCAGGGCCCGGCCATGGCCCAGCCCCAGCCGGTCAACCCCTTCGCGCTGGGCGGCGGCACACGCCTTCCCGCCCCCTCCTACGCCCCGCAGGCCCAGCCGATGGGCGGCTATGGTGCCTCTGCAGGCTATGCCGCGGCGAACGAGAGCTACACGGGCCAGGGGTATGGCGCCCAGGGCTACGCAGCCCAGGCCTCCAGTGCGCCGAGCTACGATGCGGGCCCCGATTATAGCCAGGGCCGCGCCGCCCCCGCCTACGCCAGCCGCAGCGCCTCCGCGCCCGCCGCCTTCGCAGGCAGCGCCACCGCGACGCAAAGCGCGGCCGGATACGGCGCGGGCGCTGCCCCCGCCCCCGCCTACGCCCCTGCAGGAGCCCCGCAGAGGGCAGGAGCGAGCATACCGACCCGCTACGGCGGTGATCCGGTGCTGGCGCGGATCCAGTCCGAGATCGCCGAACTGGCGCAGGACACCGGCCCGCGCGGCGAAGTCCAGACCGCCTACCGCCGCCGTTCGGGCGAAACCGGCCTCAGCCAGCTCGACGAGATCAAGGGCTCGGCCGAACTCTCGACCGGCCTTGCGGGCGGGCGCGTCTACGCCAAGGCCGAAGCCAGCGTCATCGATGCAGGCCGTCCCACCGGCTCGGGGCTTGCCCGCTTCGGCGCGAACGGCGTGATCGAGGCGGCCGCAATTGTCGCCGAGCAGCCCTCGCCGCTCGTCAATGCAGACAGCCAGCACGCCTCGGGCGTCGCGTTCTCGGCCGGGTATACCAACGACTTCGCGCAGGTCGAAGTGGGCACGACCCCCATCGGCATGGGCGAAACGAAGGTCACCTACCGCGCCGCGGCGACCCCCAAGATCGGGCGCGACGTGCGCGCCAGCGCCTGGGTCGAACGCAAGCCCGTCACCGATTCGGTGGTCTCCTATGCAGGCACCCGCGATCCCGTCACCGGGGTGCGCTGGGGCCAGGTCATGCGCTTTGGCGCAGGCGGCGGGCTGTCCTACGACCGCAACGGCAACGGCGTGTACGGCGAGGGCCGCTACTACCGCTTCACCGGCACCAATGTCGCGAAGAACTCCGGCTTCGAGGCCAACGCGGGCGGATACCTGCGCGCCTACCAGGGCCGCACGGACTCGGTCACGGTCGGCCTCAACGTGAACTACCAGGGCTACGACAAGAGCCAGAACTACTTCACCTTCGGCAATGGCGGCTATTTCAGCCCGCAAAGCTTCATCTCGGTCGGCTTCCCAGTGAACTACGCGATCGAGGACGAACGCTTTGTCGGCCGTGCCTCGTTCACGCCCGGTTTTCAAAGCTACAGCCAGGATCGCAGCTTGCTCTATCCGACCGAACCTCTCCTCCAGGGCCTGCTCGATGGCCTCAAGCTCGAGAACGACGACGTGCGGTCCTATTATGACGGGATCAGCGAGACGGGTTTCGCGTTGTCGGCAGAGGGCGAACTTTACTACAAGCTGAGCAACTCCACCCGCATCGGGGGCGAGGCCAGCTACAACACGTTCGGTTCCTACGATGAATTCCGCGGCATGCTCGGCGTGCGCCAAAGCTTCGGGAGTACGAAGTAACATGAACTACCAGGCGTTTCCCTCCCGCAGCCGGTCCAGCGACGACACCGGGCTGGGCGGCCTTGCCCTGCTCGCGATCGCGAGCGCGACCGAGATCTGCGAGGCGGTGCCCGAGCTCCAGGCCCGCGGCTTCTTCGCCGCAATCGGCCGGCGCATGGCCGCGCTCGAAAGTCTCGATGATCTCTCCGATGCCGCCCTGCTCTCGATGCGCATCAACGATTTCTGGCGCGCGCTGGACTGGGGGGAAGCCAAGCTCGAACTGACCGACGAGGGAATTATCGTCCAGCACACCAATCTTCCGCGCGGCATCGCTCCCGATCCGCGCGGCCACTGGGCCACGATGCTCGCAGGCGTTCTCGAAGGCGCCTACGACAGCTGGTTCCGCACGCTGGGCAGCGGCCCGGCGCTCACCACCACTGCCGAATGGAAAGGGGATACGCTCGAGCTTCGCCATGGTCGATGATTACAGACGTATCGACAGGCGCACCTTCGCGATCGGCCTGATGGCCGCGCTTGCCGCCTGCAACAAGAGCCAGAAGAGCGAGGCCGCCATGCCCGGCATGCACACCGCGCCCCGTCCCACGCTTCCCGCCCCCAGCCCTGTCGCCACCTCGTTCTGGAACGCGTGGCGCACCCACTTCCTCGCGCCCGAGGGCCGCGTCGTGGACACCGGCAATGGCGACATCAGCCACAGCGAAGGCCAGAGCTACGGCCTGCTGCTGGCCTACCAGGCGGGCGAGCGCGACACCTTCACGCGCATCGCCGAATGGACCGAGGCCAACCTCGCGCGCCGCGACATGGCGCTCTACGGCTGGCGCTGGGAGCCCGCGGCGCGCGCGATGACCGACACCAACAACGCGACCGACGGCGATATCGTGATCGCCTGGGCGCTGGCGCTGGCTGGGGAGCGCTGGAACGAGCCGCGCTGGACCGAACGCGCCCGCGAGGTCCGCGCCGCGATCCGCAAGCACTGCGTCATCACGCGCTACAACCGCCAGCTGCTGATCCCGGGCCTGCAGGGCTTCGTCGAGGACGCAGGCGTCACGCTCAACCCCAGCTACTTCGTGTGGCCCGCGCTCGACCAGTTTGCCAAGGCCGACGGGATGGCGACCTGGGGCCGTGTGATCCGCGACAGCGAAGACCTCCTGCGCCTCTCGCGCTTCGGACGCCACGATCTTCCCTGCGACTGGATCCGGGTGACCGGCACGCGCAGCGTTGCCCCGGCCCCCGACAAGCCGCCGCGCTTTGGCTACGATGCGATCCGCGTCGCGCTGTGGGGCGCGCAGGGCAACCGCACCGATCTCACCGCGCCGGTTGCCAGCTACTGGCGCTCGTGCCTCGCCCAGCACCGCCCGATCCCGGCCTGGATCGACGTGGTGAGCGGCCAGGAAGCGGACTACGCCCTCTCCAACGGCGGCGCGGCAATTGCCGGGCGCCTTTTGGGGACGGCCTATCCCACCCAGCTCTCGAACGACTACTTCGCCGCCTCGCAGCAGATGCTCGCGCAGGTGTGAGGACATGCGCGCCGGGGCTGTGACCTTCGCGTCAGCCCCGGCGCGCCTGCGCCTCCAGCACCAGCTCGAAATCCTTGAGCGCGGCGCACGAGGTCGCGAGCGGCTCAGGCCCACCGCCCATTGTCAGGATCTCGCCCATGCAGTCGGTCTCGACACGCAGGGCCTTGGTCTTGCCGGGAATATGCGCAAAGGCATGGTCGAGCGGATAGGTCCGCACGTCGACCGAGGCGACCGGCGCGTCCCCTGTGCAGTCCAGCCGCCCGACAAGGCGCGGCACCTGCCCCTGCGCCTTCCAGAGCGCGACCCGCTCCGGCGTCACGTCGCCAATCCCGGACACCGCGACATCCTCCAGCGCCAGCCCGGCATCGAGCCCGAAATTGGCAAGGATGGTGAGCTTGCAGGCCGTATCCCAACCCTCGATGTCGCGGCTCGGATCGCGCTCGGCAAAGCCGCCCGCCTGCGCCTCGCCCAGAGCCTCGGCAAAAGTGCAGCCGCGCGCCATCATCGCGTTGAGAAGGAAGTTGGTGGTCGCGTTGAACACGCCCTCGAGCGCCAGCACTTTCGCCCCGCGCAGCCCCGTCTCGATCAGGTCGATGGTGGGAAGCGCGGCGGCCGTCGCCCCGCTGATGCGCAGCGCCGCGCCGCTCGCACGCGCCAGCTCGCGCAGCCGTGCGCCCGAATGGACAAGCGCGCCCTTGGAGACCACGACCGCGTCGCGCCCTGCCCCCAAATGCATCGTCAGGTAGCCCAGCGCAGGCCCACCGGTCGCAAAGTCGGTCGGCCCGGCCTCGATCAGCACATCGGGCGCGATTTCCGCGAGGAACTCAGGCCCCGTCCGCCCGTCCTCCAGCGCGATCCCGGACGCCTCAGCAAAGCCCTGCGCGCTCGCGGCCCCTGTTCGCGAACCACACACCGCCACGAGACGCACATCGCAGCCATGGACCTGCGCGTAGCGGGCGCGCCGCTCCAGCAGCGTCACGGCCACCTGCCGCCCGATATTGCCGTAGCCCGCAATCGCGACCGTGACGGGCCGCAGGGCCTCACTTGGCAAAGAGCTGCTCCATGTCGGCAAAGGCCTTGATCTCGATGGCGTTGCCCGCCGGATCGGCGAAGAACATCGTCGCCTGCTCGCCCGGCTCGCCCTTGAAACGGATGTAGGGCGCGATGATGAAGTCGATCCCCGCGGCCTCCAGCGTATCGGCCAGCGCCTGCCACTTGGCCATGGAAAGCACGATGCCGAAATGGCGCACCGGGACCCCGTGACCATCGACCGCGTTGGCTTTGACTGCGCCCGTCTCCTCAGGAGCCAAGTGCGCGACGATCTGGTGGCCGAAGAAGTCGAAGTCGACCCACTCGTCGCTCGAACGCCCCTCGTTGCAGCCCAGCACGCCCAGGTAGAAGGCGCGCGCGGCCTCCAAGTCATCGACCGGAAAGGCGAGGTGGAAAGGATGGGTGACGGCCATGGCAAGCTCCCGCTGGATTGTTGGTTCGGGTCTGGCCTCCCCTGTGCCGCAGGCATCAGGAAGGGGCAAGGAGAAGGAAAGGATTTGCCGAGGGCCATCGCCCTCGGGCTCCCCGAACTGTCCAGCTTACCTCCCGCGCGCCGCGCTGGCTGAGAGAAGTGAGGTTGCCCATTTTGGGGTCCAAGGGGCGATGGCCCCTTGAAAAATCCTATTCGCTCCAGCCCAGCCCCAGCGCCTTGTTCACCGCGATATAGTCGATGGTGAGCTGCGCCTTGGCCTGCGCGACGTTGGAGGCGGCGGTCAGCGCCTGGCGTTCGATATCGAGCTGGTCGATCAGCGAGCTGGTCCCCGCGGCAAAGCGCAGGCGGTTGAGGTGCGCAGCCCGCTCGGCGCTCTGCTGCGAGGCGACCAGCCGGGCCAGCTGGCGCCGGGTCGCACCGAAGCGGGCGAGGCTGTCCTCGGCGTCCTGCAGG is drawn from Novosphingobium decolorationis and contains these coding sequences:
- the bcsA gene encoding UDP-forming cellulose synthase catalytic subunit, which encodes MIKALTSTRALRYLALIPIVFIAAVVIAVPLDGTAQWVCAGVTIAGAVALRRWKSPRGGLALGLLAILVSTRYIVWRTTQTLSFGTLPEFAFGGVLYLAELYAWVILMLGFLQTSFPLERPVIEPEGDPEDWPTVDIYIPTYNESLEIVRNTVFAAMDLDYPVERYRVFILDDGKRAEFRAFAKEAGCGYITRDNNLHAKAGNLNAAMKKTDGELIAIFDCDHVPTRAFLQLTIGWFQKDKRLALIQTPHHMYSLDPVQRNLASTMGDMPGEGDLFYGPVQGGNDLWNATFFCGSCAIIRREALEETNGFAGETVTEDAHTALKLQRTGWNTAYISARLSAGLATERLVLHVGQRIRWARGMTQILRIDCPLFGKGLTWQQRLCYLNAMLHFQYPIPRIVFLTSPLAYLMFGQNIIQASASLIFAYAMPHLYCSSVANERTQGSDRRPFWGEVYETILAFHLVKPTVMTWFQPRKGKFNVTDKGSLLDKTYFDWAIVKPHLICVGIIVAGMLMAISKWAFFPYMFNIQTDTLVLNLAWAMFSLIILIAAIAVARETRQARQDIRIPVKLPVSAYLQSGHVVPATTLDISMGGAALALPEELPVKDRSVRHITMSMGNEVLCIPVETMRTQGANTYVRFEKLDIMAGRHLVRAVMGRADAWQPVAPRESVTGLRSLADIILVDLVTLKRMLRLNFAERRAMRQAEADNDNSASSAADAEKDSANKAEAKSKEKGKAKEKGKAARIAKAAAITGALLLGTAGIFFGASQSHAATASASEATPAALEGDGLTDRLTFEDLRVTTPIRLLGTQGEMGIPFGMRQDRVVTKATLVLQMAWSPSMLDDLSQLVVMLNGEVVDTLRLTRANAQGRIVRVAVNPALFLPGDNQLNLRLIGHYARDCEDPFHSALWANISNTRSWLDVEYARLPYKPDLARLPLPFFDKGQNMPLDMPFVFAGAPGRGELEAAAASASWLGSLASYRGFTFKPVIGALPRGNAIVFLKSGQSLPGLEIAPAQGPSAAVVRNPADAGGTLLVLMGRNNGELRLAASAVAIGKGVFGGARMSFEGVRIPVWDRYSALRWVSTEKPVKLGEIMEPYALQGMGIRPGPISARFRMAPDLFFWPRQGGRLNLGYRYPVAKWMDRRASRLDVSLNGQYLKTLGLGGDWWDGLLGHASAKSHDSEATLTLPRYTMFGQNQVTFDYNMIIADKKKCTGTLPENVHVSVDPNSTIDLTSAYHAIQMPDLATFASAGFPFTVSPDLSQTTVIMGEKPSTAAIRAFLELMGRFGDSTGVPATSVTVATDVDADALSAQDVLVVGGTALAGHEELFEGSPLRFAGGRLSVSERSMLQNVAALFGGTERDDPMAAEPVIYNARGFSGIVSFRSPFASDRTVVALLADSGPALPQLVEGMADAKINAMIQGDLSVTEGDGMASFALGERYWSGSLPFWMKIAYWISQRPLLLGVFALALAIVLASPAYLYFRRQAQRRLGAEDDNA
- a CDS encoding cellulose biosynthesis protein BcsC, whose product is MIEPRVPFPTRSRALRTAALAALLGGCAMGSVLPVAALAQDDGVAALIEQAKYWRSKGREDLAQQALRRARAIDPDNPAIAAASRAAPAPAPQAEKPSRQSQSAARTSAPGPARSAAPARRAAPARPSAADRAGRARVAGFEALEGERLETAATEFEKALAINSRDPDALGGLGIVRLRQQRFAEAADLLERASRAGKASQWAEGLASARYFAGVADAQDLLDRGQLGAAQARAEELVRSNYSEPAPALEILAQVYEQQGRYADAADLYRQAAEGANADENRLQMRAARGRALAAAERGDDTGAVQEFQAGLMADPEDPWIRYEFAQYMIKRGRMPEAESLLRALVSIGAPDALYAAALLNEDLGRPAEAERLLSMIPETQRTAPMRTFAIGVKTDAAIARARALSQNGQREQALGSLRQLGEMRAIPVGKQAAIASALFDLGDQAGAAEVAQRALNGEVTDLGEYEGLIGVLVQTGRDDLAQTALQRAGQMAGSSPQGQQAYGRMQATLMIGQADRARLAGSYAEAFDILQSAYSSAPDNVEILAGLARLYENGNMAPRAAQTWQLYLAKKPGDKDGLIGLAQSAQRAGDGRLSDEAADALLRSYPQDYQVYMALADVERVAGNERKAVRYLKQARELYARQHNATSVVALGGNPFAGMQGQAGANPFRNQGPAMAQPQPVNPFALGGGTRLPAPSYAPQAQPMGGYGASAGYAAANESYTGQGYGAQGYAAQASSAPSYDAGPDYSQGRAAPAYASRSASAPAAFAGSATATQSAAGYGAGAAPAPAYAPAGAPQRAGASIPTRYGGDPVLARIQSEIAELAQDTGPRGEVQTAYRRRSGETGLSQLDEIKGSAELSTGLAGGRVYAKAEASVIDAGRPTGSGLARFGANGVIEAAAIVAEQPSPLVNADSQHASGVAFSAGYTNDFAQVEVGTTPIGMGETKVTYRAAATPKIGRDVRASAWVERKPVTDSVVSYAGTRDPVTGVRWGQVMRFGAGGGLSYDRNGNGVYGEGRYYRFTGTNVAKNSGFEANAGGYLRAYQGRTDSVTVGLNVNYQGYDKSQNYFTFGNGGYFSPQSFISVGFPVNYAIEDERFVGRASFTPGFQSYSQDRSLLYPTEPLLQGLLDGLKLENDDVRSYYDGISETGFALSAEGELYYKLSNSTRIGGEASYNTFGSYDEFRGMLGVRQSFGSTK
- a CDS encoding cellulose synthase operon protein YhjQ/BcsQ; the encoded protein is MALIVCHSPKGGTGNTFLAAHMALGLAEAGADVTVLSMAAHDTLPFHFALPPSTTLSALHAPSEDAVVVSGIDLRHAQNAPNDPDFIPMLKDLGYFQTGRERTLILDVPSCERNLARRLVNHACAHLCALDTAPETLALLPQMFDEAGKGGLSRTSFVINRLDDTRRLARHNAAFVRELMGPRLIGRIRLDESVPESIAMLQTLARYAPSSAALADVRRLVDIVLPALDTDISIWSGAKSSSYAA